The Mariprofundus ferrinatatus DNA window CCGAGAGGGAGACCGGGAAGCGCACATGCCTGCGCTTCTCACTACCCGAATAAAATTCATCTGTATCGCCCCCATGGCTAAGGAGCATTTTTGTCCCGGCCTCCCTATTAAATGGCCAAAGGCGCTCTACAAGGTTCCCCAGTAGAAACACCTGTCTGTTCAGAAACCCCATAAGCTTCTCCGTAATAGATATAAGAGTTTCAGCCATAATTCAGCGGCTGGTGCAGACACCTTGATATAACGATCATGCAAACTGCCACGCCTTCTGCCCTGTCTCGCGATAATGGTTGAAGCGGCTCCAAGCAGTGCACCTGAGAGATACCCTGCTCACAACGAGTATAGGTGAAAAATCAGTTTAGGGAAAATGAGCACATTCCGGCAGGGGAATCCACCCCATCCCCATTAATTGCTTGAGAAACAGCCCCGATATCTTCTAACGCATTCTTACAGAGCCTCTCCTGATCAGAAGTGAAGATATGATTCACACGCTTTTGTTCAGCCATCCACGCTTTACAGCCACAAACAGAACAATTGCTACCGGGACAATCCAGCCGATGTGATCGAATTCAAGTAACCAGTGCCAGATGGATACGGCCTCGATATGACCATGGCCGCTGTGGGCCAGGACGAGTGTTGGCATGAGCATAATGGCAATCGCGACGAACAGCTTAGACATTTTCAATTTCCTTTTCGGTTTTCCGTTTTTTCATCTTCGCGAGATAGAGACCGACCTCATAGAGCAGCAACATCGGAACCCCCAACAGTACCTGAGAGATGATATCGGGCGGAGTGAGAATGGCTGCAAAGACGAATGCCCATACTATCACATAGCGACGCTTGTCCGCCAGTGACTCGGCATCCACAATATTCAGCCGAACCAGCAGCATGATCACAATCGGGATCTGGAAGCTGACACCAAAGGCGAAGAGCAGCTTCAGCACCAGCGAGAGGTACTCCTTCACCGCCGGCATGGCCTGGATATTCTCCGTGGAGAAGCTGAGGAAAAACTCGAAGATCAGTGGAAATACAATATAAAAGGCGAAAGCACCGCCGGCCAGCAACAACCCCAGACTGCCGAAGAAGTAGGATGAGAATGCCTCTCTCTCGTGACGGTAGAGGCCGGGGGCTACAAAAGCCCAGAACTGATAGAGGGTTACAGGTGAAGTGGCAAACAGGCTTAATACCAGCGCGATCTTCAGGTAGGTAAAAAAGACATCAGGAGCATTGAGAAACACCAATGGCGTGCCTTCAGGCAGTGCTGCCCTGAGTGGTTCAGAGATGAAATCGAATACCGGCTCAGAGAAATTTATCAGCACCATGACGCCGATCATGTATGCGACAACGGCTATGCTGAAGCGGCGGCGCAGTTCAGCCAGATGCAGGAGAATACTCTTGCCCGAATCGTCCAGCGCCCCCTTCTCTTCCATCTCATCCCGGCTCACTTCGAAGCCTCATCTCTATTCTGCGGATCCCCATCTTTAGCTTTGCCGGCTGCAGAACCAAGCGCTACGGCCGGATCGATCACCTGCCCGTGCTTTTTCATAATCTCTTTGTTGATGTCGCTGATATCGCCTTCGCTCAGAGCATCCTTGATCTCGGTAACCGGTGTTGATAGCGGTGCGGTCTCCTCATCGATCTGGCGTTTTACATCACTGACCCAGTCGCGTCCTTTGCGCACCACGCGACCGACCTGTGAGAAGAGCTCTGGCATACGCTCAGGCCCCAGCACCAGAAAGGCGATTACGCCGACAAGAAGCAGCTCCAAAAATCCGATATCAGGCATGGTAGTTCAAACCCCAATGGGAGCTGTTACTTTTTCTCGACAGACTCGTCAGCAGAATCGACCGAAGATTCGTCCTTTTTGTCATCATCAGAAATATTGCTGCGAAAGCTCTTGATTCCCTTGGCAAGCCCTGCCCCAACCTGTGGCAACCGCTTGGCGCCGAATAGCACCACGACAATAATCAGGATCAAAATCAGCTCTGTTGTTCCAAGTCCAAACATTGCAGTACTCCCCCAATAACGGCCTTTACAAGCAACTGAAGTTACCAGTAAAGATGATTGCGGACATTACGCGATTTCACAATATCGGCAAGCGGCGGAACTGATGACAATCAGGCCGGATCAAAAGTGATCCATGTCGAAAATATGACGATCTTCTGCCCTGCCTGGCACCTGATTGCCGTCAGGCAAGGCTGTTTCGTCAAATTAATGACCAAATCAGACAAAATGGCTTGTTATTTAGAAATTATATAGATAGACATTGCGTCAACTTTCCATCCACTCACAGGAGTGACCATGATTCTAATTGTTGATGATAACGACTCGATCCGTGAAATGCAGGTCGCAGTTCTTGAGTCCTCGAACTATGTCGTAAGGGAGGCGGCTGATGGAGCCCGCGCACTAGCCCTTGCCGAAGAGAGACGTCCGTCGCTCGTGCTGATGGATATCACCATGCCAGGCATGACCGGTTACCAGGTACTGGCCAGGTTGCGCGAACTCTATGGTACTGAATTGCCCATCGTCATGGTAAGCGCTCTTCCTGAAGATGAAGAACGCGAAACAGCCATCTCTCGCGGCGCAACGGATTTTATCAGCAAGCCATTCGATATACCTTCAGTCCTGCAGTGTGTCAGGCAATACCTGCAGCAGCCAGAAGTGGCGTGACGCAGCAGCGTACATTCAGGCTTGCAATTGCGGGGGCGGGCCAAGGCGGCAAAGCCCTACTCGATGTGTTGCTGGATGACAGTAACATTGAGGTGGTTGCAATTTCTGACTCCCGCATTGATGCGCCGGCACTGCAGCTGGCTGAAACCAGAGCCATCCCCATCTGTTACAGTGTTGATAAACTTCCTGAATGTGACATGGCTATTAATGTCACAGGCTGCAGCGAAGTTTCCAAACAGTTACGCCAGCATTTCTCAACCGATGTGGAGATAATGGAGGGGAAGGCCGCACACTTCTTCTATGATCAGGTACGCAAGCGAAAAAATGAAAAGGAACAGGTTGAGCGCATGCTCGCCGAGTTCGAGAAACTCAACCGTGTCGGGCGCCAGCTCAACACCAGCGGCAGCCTGTCACTGATGCTCAAGCTTGTGCTGCACGAAGCGATGCAGGTTACCGGATCCCAGGCGGGAACCATTTCGCTCTACAATCATTCAACCCGGGCCCTCTCCCTGCATACGGCTTCCGGCTTCTCCGAAGGGTTTGAAACGCAGGAGCCGTGGATCATCAGGGAGGGAGGGCTGACCGAGCGCATCCTTACCGAGCGCAAACCATTCGTGATCAACGATATATCCAAATCAGACACATTCTCTCTCAACACCGTCCTTGCCAATGAAGGGGTAAAAGCGCTTGTTGCAGTACCGCTGACGCTGGGCGGTGATATTGTTGGCATCCTCTACGTCAATGACTTCACCCCCCGTGACTATGATGAGAATCAGGTCTGCATTCTTGATCTGCTTGCCAATCAGGCGGCACACGCGATCCAGAAAGCACATCTCTTTCAGGCCATTGAACAGGAGAAAGAGGAACTCAAGTCGCTCAACGAACATCTGGAATCTCGCATCATGGAGCGCACTGCAGACCTGACGAAGGCCAACGAGGAACTAACCCGCGCCAACAAGGCCAAATCGCAATTCCTGAGCAACATGTCACACGAACTACGCACCCCGCTCACCTCGATCAATGGCTTCTCCGAATTTCTTCTCGACGGCTTTATCGGCCCCCTCAACGAGGCCCAGAGCAAGTACCTGAAGAACATCAATGTATCCGGCAAACATCTCCTGGAGCTGATTAACGGCATCCTTGATCTCTCGAAGATAGAGGCCGGAAAAATGAGTCTCAAGCTAGAGAAGGTCAGCGTTGCAACGCTCTTTGAGGAGATCATGCTGGTGCTTGAGGGGTATGCAACCAAAGAGAACGTCACACTGAACCTCCAGTGTGACGCCGGGTTGCCTGACATCTTCCTCGACCGCACGAAGTTCAAGCAGATCCTCTACAATATCTGCTCCAATGCGATCAAGTTCAGTCCCGAGGGTGGTGAGGTCACGATTGTCGTCAATTTCGACAAGGCCTCCTTTATCAGTGGCGAGGAGGAGCTTTACGCCTCCCTATCGATCGCAGTATACGATCAGGGTATCGGCATCAGCCCTGAGGATCAGAAGATCATCTTCAATCCGTTTGAGCAGGTTGACGGATCTCATTCGCGTAACTTTGAGGGCACCGGACTTGGACTGACACTCACCAAACAGTTGATTGAAATGCATGGCGGCACCATCACGGTGGAGAGTGCGGTTGGCCAAGGCAGCTGCTTTACCTTCACGCTGCCGGTGGAAACCAAGCGACCTAAAGCGGCCAAATCATCTGGTATCCCGGCAACTGGGCCTGACCTGATTGGAGAACCTCCATTGGGTTCGAGCAGAGTCAGGGAAAATGCGCCGTTGATTCTTGTCGTCGATGATGATGCCCACTCGCTGGAGATAACCACCCTCTACCTCTCCGGGGCCGGCTACAGGGTCTGCCATGCCAGAAATGGCGATGAAGCGTTGAATATTGCCATCA harbors:
- the tatC gene encoding twin-arginine translocase subunit TatC; translation: MSRDEMEEKGALDDSGKSILLHLAELRRRFSIAVVAYMIGVMVLINFSEPVFDFISEPLRAALPEGTPLVFLNAPDVFFTYLKIALVLSLFATSPVTLYQFWAFVAPGLYRHEREAFSSYFFGSLGLLLAGGAFAFYIVFPLIFEFFLSFSTENIQAMPAVKEYLSLVLKLLFAFGVSFQIPIVIMLLVRLNIVDAESLADKRRYVIVWAFVFAAILTPPDIISQVLLGVPMLLLYEVGLYLAKMKKRKTEKEIENV
- the tatB gene encoding Sec-independent protein translocase protein TatB; translation: MPDIGFLELLLVGVIAFLVLGPERMPELFSQVGRVVRKGRDWVSDVKRQIDEETAPLSTPVTEIKDALSEGDISDINKEIMKKHGQVIDPAVALGSAAGKAKDGDPQNRDEASK
- the tatA gene encoding twin-arginine translocase TatA/TatE family subunit, which translates into the protein MFGLGTTELILILIIVVVLFGAKRLPQVGAGLAKGIKSFRSNISDDDKKDESSVDSADESVEKK
- a CDS encoding response regulator encodes the protein MILIVDDNDSIREMQVAVLESSNYVVREAADGARALALAEERRPSLVLMDITMPGMTGYQVLARLRELYGTELPIVMVSALPEDEERETAISRGATDFISKPFDIPSVLQCVRQYLQQPEVA
- a CDS encoding response regulator, whose amino-acid sequence is MCQAIPAAARSGVTQQRTFRLAIAGAGQGGKALLDVLLDDSNIEVVAISDSRIDAPALQLAETRAIPICYSVDKLPECDMAINVTGCSEVSKQLRQHFSTDVEIMEGKAAHFFYDQVRKRKNEKEQVERMLAEFEKLNRVGRQLNTSGSLSLMLKLVLHEAMQVTGSQAGTISLYNHSTRALSLHTASGFSEGFETQEPWIIREGGLTERILTERKPFVINDISKSDTFSLNTVLANEGVKALVAVPLTLGGDIVGILYVNDFTPRDYDENQVCILDLLANQAAHAIQKAHLFQAIEQEKEELKSLNEHLESRIMERTADLTKANEELTRANKAKSQFLSNMSHELRTPLTSINGFSEFLLDGFIGPLNEAQSKYLKNINVSGKHLLELINGILDLSKIEAGKMSLKLEKVSVATLFEEIMLVLEGYATKENVTLNLQCDAGLPDIFLDRTKFKQILYNICSNAIKFSPEGGEVTIVVNFDKASFISGEEELYASLSIAVYDQGIGISPEDQKIIFNPFEQVDGSHSRNFEGTGLGLTLTKQLIEMHGGTITVESAVGQGSCFTFTLPVETKRPKAAKSSGIPATGPDLIGEPPLGSSRVRENAPLILVVDDDAHSLEITTLYLSGAGYRVCHARNGDEALNIAIKKRPFLILLDIMMPDKDGWEVLQELKSEAETCDIPVIICSVSENQELGVALGATDYLTKPIDRELLTSKLHNLGKGLHSKHRTMHVLAIDDDENIRELYTATLSAQGYRVHAAANGPDGLRLAEQVEPDVIILDLMMPGMDGFEVTEQLKQHPSTQDIPIIVVTAKELTVAERMRLMGHIEECVSKEAFTQGQLLQEIHYFETLYPYQAGLKDEISGLLNHRYFQIRLGQELSRSKRNDQNLACILVDLDEFARFSECANEGYVHSALRKVGDFFMKNLRGSDIATRHRTDEFAMILTQTELEGALLVTKRLKNLIEAYPFPGEDMLGEHGLTCCASISLFPEDGDTAEKLMQNCHSLIQIAKAKGGNRLAYCHHGEVVIK